The following coding sequences lie in one Micromonospora sp. R77 genomic window:
- a CDS encoding ATP-binding protein: protein MTNQIERPDAPRVPDVHNGTIMPTDVRCLVELDDASALATVTGVLDPVGVGSVRDALLTRLWERPGPVIADLSGLRVPDPTDRSVFDEVHRVAGDWPAAGLLVVDPAGGWPGASTPVCASLDEARAAVATPPAAMLGGELLPAVEAAREARALVTDACLRWGMPELAESACIAVTEMVNNVVAHARTPMTVRVAPGDHCLHLAVRDHSRRHPAFAGVAPVNSAGGRGLLLIDTVARRWGSTPLPDGKVVWCVLHTEDEDGCPR, encoded by the coding sequence GTGACGAACCAGATCGAGCGGCCGGATGCGCCCCGGGTGCCGGACGTGCACAATGGGACGATCATGCCGACGGACGTACGCTGCCTGGTGGAGCTGGACGATGCGTCCGCGCTGGCCACGGTGACCGGGGTGCTCGACCCGGTGGGCGTCGGTTCGGTGCGGGACGCGCTGCTGACCCGGCTCTGGGAGCGGCCCGGCCCGGTGATCGCCGACCTGTCCGGGTTGCGGGTGCCCGACCCGACCGACCGCTCGGTCTTCGACGAGGTGCACCGGGTGGCCGGTGACTGGCCGGCCGCGGGGCTGCTGGTGGTGGACCCGGCGGGTGGCTGGCCGGGTGCCTCGACCCCGGTCTGCGCGAGCCTCGACGAGGCGCGGGCGGCGGTCGCCACGCCGCCGGCGGCGATGCTGGGCGGCGAGCTGCTCCCCGCCGTGGAGGCCGCCCGGGAGGCCCGGGCGCTGGTCACCGACGCCTGCCTGCGGTGGGGGATGCCGGAGCTGGCCGAGTCGGCCTGCATCGCGGTCACCGAGATGGTCAACAACGTGGTCGCCCACGCGCGCACCCCGATGACCGTCCGGGTGGCACCCGGGGACCACTGCCTGCACCTGGCCGTGCGCGACCACTCGCGCCGGCATCCCGCGTTCGCCGGGGTGGCCCCGGTGAACTCGGCGGGCGGGCGGGGCCTGCTGCTGATCGACACGGTGGCCCGGCGCTGGGGCAGCACCCCGCTGCCGGACGGCAAGGTCGTCTGGTGCGTGCTGCACACCGAGGACGAGGACGGCTGCCCGCGCTGA
- a CDS encoding DUF5709 domain-containing protein, translated as MRDDEYPTPLSDPEAEGLPDTADDDSTANDDVLTGREADGPEPAQLPGDRTPVAVDRFGTTAEEQLDGESLDYKLERESYERPADDPLAGPIDPDIAAEADSDEAAAQAQLDADVIDPGPTSDPHSPVSLYDHGQLGTVADHQVGRLVEPDEGAHTDQETDNVAYDAGSAGGGASAEELSVHETRPPEAH; from the coding sequence ATGCGCGACGACGAGTACCCGACCCCCCTGTCCGACCCCGAGGCGGAGGGGCTGCCCGACACCGCCGACGACGACTCCACCGCCAACGACGACGTCCTGACCGGCCGCGAGGCGGACGGCCCGGAACCGGCCCAGCTGCCCGGCGACCGTACGCCGGTGGCCGTCGACCGCTTCGGGACCACCGCCGAGGAGCAGCTCGACGGCGAGTCGCTGGACTACAAGCTGGAGCGGGAGAGCTACGAGCGGCCGGCCGACGACCCCCTGGCCGGACCGATCGACCCGGACATCGCCGCCGAGGCGGACAGTGACGAGGCCGCCGCGCAGGCCCAGCTCGACGCCGACGTGATCGACCCGGGCCCGACGTCCGACCCGCACTCGCCGGTCTCCCTCTACGACCACGGCCAGCTCGGCACCGTCGCCGACCACCAGGTGGGTCGGCTGGTCGAGCCGGACGAGGGCGCGCACACCGACCAGGAGACCGACAACGTCGCGTACGACGCCGGTTCGGCCGGTGGCGGGGCGTCCGCCGAGGAGCTGTCCGTGCACGAGACCCGGCCGCCC
- a CDS encoding SDR family oxidoreductase, whose product MPLTRTLDDATVVVTGASSGIGAATAYALARRGADVVLAARSADALQQVARRCRELGGRALVVPTDVTDPEAVNRLAARAAAEFGRIDGWVNNAAVSAVGLFDEIPVAEFRRVVEVNLLGTVHGVRAALPWLAAAGGGVLVNNASVLAEVAMPYQSAYNATKHGIRGLADTVRQELRVTGRSAISVCTVLPATIDTPFFRHAANHTGRELTPPPPVYPPEVVAETIVRLLCRPRRETYAGGAARLLGLQWRLAPALAERALGWYAHRTQFGPGTRLDSSGNVFRADADAERVGGWHGRRRRLVRLTAAFGLAAAGTAVGTAAAMARRSRTAP is encoded by the coding sequence ATGCCTCTCACCCGCACCCTCGACGACGCCACGGTGGTGGTCACCGGCGCGTCCAGCGGCATCGGCGCCGCCACCGCGTACGCGCTCGCCCGCCGGGGCGCCGACGTGGTCCTCGCCGCCCGCAGTGCGGACGCCCTCCAGCAGGTGGCCCGGCGCTGCCGGGAACTGGGCGGTCGCGCCCTGGTGGTGCCGACCGACGTGACCGATCCGGAGGCGGTGAACCGGTTGGCCGCCCGGGCGGCGGCGGAGTTCGGCCGGATCGACGGCTGGGTGAACAACGCGGCGGTGAGCGCGGTGGGGCTCTTCGACGAGATCCCGGTGGCCGAGTTCCGCCGGGTGGTGGAGGTGAACCTGCTCGGCACCGTGCACGGGGTCCGGGCCGCGCTGCCGTGGCTGGCGGCGGCGGGCGGCGGGGTGCTGGTCAACAACGCGTCGGTGCTGGCCGAGGTGGCGATGCCCTACCAGTCGGCGTACAACGCCACCAAGCACGGCATCCGCGGACTGGCGGACACCGTCCGGCAGGAGCTGCGGGTCACCGGTCGCAGCGCCATCTCGGTGTGCACGGTGCTGCCGGCCACCATCGACACCCCGTTCTTCCGGCACGCGGCCAACCACACCGGCCGCGAGCTGACCCCGCCGCCGCCGGTGTACCCGCCGGAGGTGGTCGCCGAGACCATCGTCCGGTTGCTGTGCCGGCCCCGCCGGGAGACGTACGCCGGTGGCGCGGCCCGGCTGCTCGGCCTGCAGTGGCGGCTCGCCCCGGCGCTGGCCGAGCGGGCGCTCGGCTGGTACGCCCACCGCACCCAGTTCGGCCCGGGGACCCGCCTGGACAGCAGCGGCAACGTGTTCCGGGCGGACGCGGACGCGGAGCGGGTCGGCGGCTGGCACGGGCGACGGCGCCGACTGGTCCGGCTGACCGCCGCCTTCGGGCTGGCCGCCGCGGGTACGGCGGTCGGGACGGCGGCGGCGATGGCGCGACGGTCGCGGACAGCGCCGTGA